A single Macaca mulatta isolate MMU2019108-1 chromosome 11, T2T-MMU8v2.0, whole genome shotgun sequence DNA region contains:
- the BCDIN3D gene encoding RNA 5'-monophosphate methyltransferase, protein MRLMAVPSELDGGSLKETAAEEEPRVLEPGAAPFGNFPHYSRFHPPEQRLRLLPPELLRQLFPQSPENGPILGLDVGCNSGDLSVALYKHFLSLPDGETCSDASRELRLLCCDIDPVLVKRAEKECPFPDALTFITLDFMNQRKRKVLLSSFLSQFGRSVFDIGFCMSITMWIHLNHGDHGLWEFLAHLSSLCHYLLVEPQPWKCYRAAARRLRKLGLHDFDHFHSLAIRGDMTNQIVQILTQDHGMELICCFGNTSWDRSLLFFRAKQTIETHPIPESLIERGKEKNRL, encoded by the exons ATGAGGCTAATGGCGGTGCCCTCGGAACTGGATGGAGGGAGTCTTAAGGAGACCGCAGCGGAAGAGGAACCGCGAGTTCTGGAACCCGGCGCCGCCCCGTTCGGAAATTTTCCTCATTATTCTCGCTTCCACCCTCCGGAGCAACGGCTCCGCCTCCTGCCCCCGGAGCTGCTTCGACAGCTCTTTCCTCAGAGTCCCGAGAACGGGCCGATTCTGGGGCTCGACGTGGGGTGTAACTCCGGG GATCTAAGTGTGGCTCTATACAAACACTTCCTCTCCCTACCTGACGGGGAGACCTGCTCAGATGCCTCAAGAGAACTCCGGCTCCTCTGCTGTGACATAGATCCAGTCCTGGTGAAGCGAGCCGAAAAAGAATGTCCTTTTCCTGATGCCTTGACCTTTATTACCCTGGACTTCATGaatcaaaggaaaaggaaggttCTCTTGAGCTCTTTCTTAAGCCAATTTGGACGTTCAGTTTTTGACATTGGCTTCTGTATGTCAATAACCATGTGGATTCATCTGAACCACGGAGACCATGGCCTGTGGGAGTTCCTGGCCCATCTTTCCTCCCTCTGCCACTACCTCCTTGTGGAGCCCCAACCCTGGAAGTGTTACCGGGCAGCTGCAAGGCGTCTCCGAAAGCTGGGACTCCATGATTTTGACCACTTCCACTCCCTTGCCATCCGAGGTGATATGACCAATCAGATTGTGCAGATCTTGACCCAGGATCATGGCATGGAATTAATATGTTGCTTTGGCAACACCAGTTGGGACAGAAGCCTTCTGTTCTTCAGGGCAAAACAAACCATAGAGACTCATCCAATCCCTGAATCACTGatagaaagagggaaagaaaagaacagattATGA